The Micromonospora krabiensis genome window below encodes:
- a CDS encoding NAD(P)/FAD-dependent oxidoreductase — protein MTKPRVVIVGAGFAGYHAAKTLSRLAGNRAEIVVLNSTDYFLYLPLLPEVAAGVVEPKRIAVPLTGTLRGVRVVIGEADEVDLQNRWVGFTQAEGDRNRIAYDRLVLAVGSVNKLLPIPGVTEYAHGFRGLPEALYLHDHIVRQIELAEQAEDPAEQQARATFVVVGAGYTGTEVAAHGQLFTDALHAQRPRLTVRPKWMLLDVAPRVLPELDKRMSDTAHRVLDRRGVDVRMGTSVAEATADGVKLTDGEYVPTCSLVWCVGVRPDPFVAELGLRTERGRLVVDEYLNVPGFPEVYACGDAAAVPDVTHPGQVCAMTAQHAQRQGKLAAHNIAASYGKGRRRTYKHHDLGWVVDLGGKDAAANPLKVNLAGLPAKAVTRGYHLLAMPGNRTRVSADWVLDAALTRPAVQLGLVPANAVPLESTAPEMPVRNR, from the coding sequence ATGACGAAACCTCGTGTGGTGATCGTGGGGGCCGGATTCGCCGGTTACCACGCGGCGAAGACGTTGAGCCGGCTGGCCGGCAACCGCGCCGAGATCGTGGTGTTGAACTCGACCGACTACTTCCTCTACCTGCCCCTGCTGCCCGAGGTCGCGGCCGGGGTGGTCGAGCCGAAACGCATCGCCGTGCCGCTCACCGGGACCCTGCGTGGCGTGCGGGTGGTGATCGGCGAGGCCGACGAGGTGGACCTGCAGAACCGCTGGGTGGGCTTCACCCAGGCGGAGGGGGACCGCAACCGGATCGCGTACGACCGGCTGGTCCTGGCCGTGGGCAGCGTCAACAAGCTCCTGCCCATCCCCGGCGTGACCGAGTACGCGCACGGTTTCCGCGGCCTGCCCGAGGCGCTCTACCTGCACGACCACATCGTGCGGCAGATCGAGCTGGCCGAGCAGGCGGAGGACCCGGCCGAGCAGCAGGCCCGGGCCACGTTCGTGGTGGTCGGCGCCGGCTACACCGGCACGGAGGTGGCCGCGCACGGTCAGCTGTTCACCGACGCCCTGCACGCCCAGCGGCCGCGGCTCACCGTGCGGCCCAAGTGGATGCTGCTCGACGTCGCCCCCCGCGTGCTGCCCGAGCTGGACAAGCGGATGTCGGACACGGCCCACCGCGTGCTCGACCGGCGCGGCGTCGACGTCCGGATGGGCACCTCGGTGGCCGAGGCGACCGCGGACGGCGTGAAGCTCACCGACGGCGAGTACGTGCCGACCTGCTCGCTGGTCTGGTGCGTCGGCGTGCGTCCGGACCCGTTCGTCGCCGAGTTGGGCCTGCGCACCGAGCGGGGCCGGTTGGTGGTCGACGAGTACCTGAACGTCCCCGGCTTCCCCGAGGTGTACGCCTGCGGCGACGCGGCGGCGGTGCCCGACGTGACCCATCCCGGGCAGGTCTGCGCGATGACCGCCCAGCACGCGCAGCGCCAGGGGAAGCTGGCCGCCCACAACATCGCGGCCTCCTATGGCAAGGGACGCCGCCGCACCTACAAGCACCACGACCTGGGCTGGGTCGTCGACCTGGGCGGCAAGGACGCGGCGGCGAACCCGCTCAAGGTCAACCTCGCCGGGCTGCCGGCCAAGGCGGTCACCCGCGGCTACCACCTGCTCGCCATGCCCGGCAACCGGACGCGGGTGAGCGCGGACTGGGTGCTCGACGCCGCCCTGACCCGCCCGGCGGTCCAGCTCGGCCTCGTGCCGGCGAACGCGGTGCCGCTGGAGAGCACCGCCCCGGAGATGCCGGTCCGCAACCGGTGA
- a CDS encoding amylo-alpha-1,6-glucosidase, with protein sequence MAVARPTPANPLPGALVPAAEGDQRAMPPELGPNSMAVLNGPTFIYADPCGDVPPGSIGGLVHLDTRLLSTWVLSVNGGRLLDLRSDLIDHYSAQYMLTNPDLPGLPPNSLGIRRLRDVGDGFRERLTVVSFRPDPVRVELRLSVGADFADLFEVKSGVRDRSAHIARDHAPDGSELCFSYERDGFAAQTRVRCSHPADQVEGDELVWVVTLRPQQQWELDLHVPLPPGMGVVEPVRGDVGDVIHRRADDPLRRWVESRAVLRSDNDALERTVRKSRDDLAALRLDLEVKGQRIMLPGAGLPWFLTVFGRDTLITAYQTLVGGPMLAKGALLALARLQGTRCDEFTDEEPGKILHEVRSGELTRTGQKPYGPYYGTADATQLWLILLSEYWRWTRDDDTVRLLKDNALAALRWIDEYGDRDGDGYVEYATHSPEGLGNQCWRDSPDGVCFADGRIPELPIATSDLQGYVYDAKLRLAELADGPLAERALAERLRGEAAALYDRFNRDFWIAERGGFYAVGLDGNKNPIDAKTSNMGHLLWSGIVPGDRADAVVRQLMSDDMFSGWGIRTLSREERLYNALGYHLGTVWPHDNSLAVLGLARYGYREEANRVSLALLKAAEHFDHRLPEAIAGFPRSRVLFPVPYPTACSPQAWATGTPLALVRAMVGLEPVDGRLVLDPNIPPELGRITAERVRAFGKIWDLEAVGRAGHVRLAPH encoded by the coding sequence ATGGCTGTCGCGCGTCCGACACCAGCGAACCCTCTGCCCGGGGCGCTCGTCCCGGCCGCGGAAGGCGACCAGCGGGCCATGCCGCCCGAACTGGGGCCGAACTCGATGGCCGTGCTCAACGGACCGACCTTCATCTACGCCGACCCGTGCGGCGATGTGCCGCCGGGCAGCATCGGCGGGCTGGTGCATCTGGATACCCGGCTGCTCAGCACGTGGGTGCTGTCGGTCAACGGGGGACGGCTGCTCGATCTGCGCTCCGACCTGATCGACCACTATTCAGCCCAGTACATGCTGACAAATCCCGACCTGCCTGGTCTGCCCCCGAACAGCCTCGGCATACGGCGGCTGCGCGACGTGGGGGACGGCTTCCGCGAGCGGCTCACCGTCGTGTCGTTCCGGCCGGACCCGGTCCGGGTCGAGCTACGCCTGTCCGTGGGCGCCGACTTCGCCGATCTGTTCGAGGTCAAGTCCGGGGTCCGGGACCGGTCGGCGCACATCGCGCGTGACCACGCCCCGGACGGGTCCGAACTCTGCTTCTCCTACGAGCGCGACGGGTTCGCCGCCCAGACCCGGGTGCGCTGTTCTCATCCGGCCGACCAGGTCGAGGGCGACGAACTGGTCTGGGTCGTCACCCTGCGACCGCAGCAGCAGTGGGAACTCGACCTTCACGTGCCGTTGCCGCCCGGTATGGGGGTGGTGGAGCCGGTGCGGGGCGATGTCGGCGACGTGATCCACCGGCGGGCGGACGACCCGCTGCGTCGCTGGGTCGAGAGCCGGGCCGTGCTGCGCAGCGACAACGACGCGCTGGAACGGACGGTGCGCAAATCCCGCGACGACCTGGCGGCACTCCGGCTCGACCTGGAGGTCAAGGGCCAGCGGATCATGCTCCCCGGTGCCGGGCTGCCCTGGTTCCTCACCGTCTTTGGCCGGGACACCCTGATCACGGCCTACCAGACGCTCGTCGGCGGTCCCATGCTGGCCAAGGGGGCGCTGCTCGCGCTGGCCCGGCTCCAGGGCACGCGCTGCGACGAGTTCACCGACGAGGAACCGGGCAAGATCCTGCACGAGGTCCGGAGCGGCGAGCTGACCCGGACCGGGCAGAAGCCGTACGGCCCGTACTACGGCACCGCGGACGCCACCCAGCTGTGGCTGATCCTGCTGTCGGAGTACTGGCGGTGGACCCGCGACGACGACACCGTCCGACTGCTGAAGGACAACGCGCTCGCGGCACTGCGCTGGATCGACGAGTACGGCGACCGGGACGGCGACGGCTACGTCGAGTACGCCACCCACTCCCCGGAAGGGTTGGGCAACCAGTGCTGGCGCGACTCGCCGGACGGCGTCTGCTTCGCCGACGGCAGGATCCCCGAGCTGCCGATCGCCACCAGCGACCTGCAGGGCTACGTCTACGACGCGAAGCTGCGACTCGCCGAGCTCGCCGATGGGCCGTTGGCCGAACGCGCTCTCGCCGAGCGGCTGCGCGGCGAGGCGGCCGCGCTGTACGACCGGTTCAACCGCGACTTCTGGATCGCGGAGCGGGGCGGCTTCTACGCCGTCGGGCTGGACGGGAACAAGAACCCGATCGACGCGAAGACGTCGAACATGGGGCACCTGCTCTGGAGTGGCATCGTGCCCGGCGATCGGGCCGACGCGGTGGTGCGGCAGCTGATGTCGGACGACATGTTCTCCGGCTGGGGGATCCGCACGCTGTCCCGGGAGGAGCGGCTCTACAACGCGCTCGGCTACCACCTGGGGACCGTCTGGCCGCACGACAACTCCCTCGCGGTACTCGGGCTGGCCCGCTACGGCTACCGCGAGGAGGCGAACCGGGTCAGCCTGGCGTTGCTGAAGGCGGCTGAGCACTTCGACCACCGACTGCCGGAGGCGATCGCCGGCTTCCCGCGGAGTCGCGTCCTGTTTCCGGTCCCGTACCCGACGGCGTGCAGCCCGCAGGCCTGGGCCACCGGAACCCCGCTGGCCCTGGTCCGGGCAATGGTGGGCCTGGAGCCGGTCGACGGGAGGCTCGTCCTCGATCCGAACATTCCGCCGGAGCTGGGCCGGATCACGGCGGAGCGGGTCCGTGCCTTCGGGAAGATCTGGGATCTGGAGGCGGTGGGCAGAGCCGGGCACGTCCGGCTCGCTCCCCACTGA
- a CDS encoding DUF6510 family protein, with protein sequence MTDMSYLDGNMLDGPLRELFAVDLSAATGRCEHCGASGPMAALHVYSHAPGLIGRCPNCEAVMLRLVRSPGWARLDLRGTTYLQVPMPLDQPHPGPL encoded by the coding sequence ATGACTGACATGTCCTACCTGGACGGCAACATGCTCGACGGCCCGCTGCGGGAGCTGTTCGCCGTCGACCTCAGCGCGGCCACCGGTCGGTGCGAGCACTGCGGCGCGTCCGGCCCGATGGCGGCGCTGCACGTCTACTCGCACGCCCCGGGGCTGATCGGGCGCTGCCCGAACTGCGAGGCGGTCATGCTGCGACTCGTCCGCTCGCCCGGCTGGGCCCGGCTGGACCTGCGCGGCACCACCTACCTCCAGGTGCCGATGCCGCTCGACCAGCCGCACCCCGGCCCGCTCTGA
- a CDS encoding GNAT family N-acetyltransferase, with protein sequence MRYLRSGELAAIRRPRPTDETEFLAAAARSRDLHHPWLAAPDTPESFAAYLSKIRRRDGSGYLICDRASGAIAGYATISGIVLGALRGGYLGYAAFLPYSGTGHASEGIRLAIEHAFTVLGLHRLEANIQPGNEPSRRVARKLGFRLEGFSPDYLFINGAWRDHERWAITAPN encoded by the coding sequence GTGCGATACCTGCGTAGCGGCGAACTGGCCGCGATCCGCCGACCCCGCCCCACCGACGAGACGGAGTTCCTCGCCGCCGCCGCGCGCAGCCGGGACCTGCACCACCCGTGGCTCGCCGCCCCGGACACCCCGGAGAGCTTCGCCGCGTACCTGAGCAAGATCCGTCGGCGGGACGGCTCGGGCTACCTGATCTGCGACCGGGCCAGCGGCGCGATCGCCGGCTACGCCACCATCAGCGGGATTGTGCTGGGCGCGCTGCGCGGGGGCTACCTGGGCTACGCCGCGTTCCTGCCGTACAGCGGGACCGGCCACGCGTCGGAGGGCATCCGGCTGGCGATCGAGCACGCGTTCACCGTGCTCGGCCTGCACCGGCTGGAGGCGAACATCCAACCGGGCAACGAGCCGTCGCGGCGGGTGGCCCGCAAGCTCGGCTTCCGGCTGGAGGGCTTCTCGCCGGACTACCTGTTCATCAACGGGGCGTGGCGCGACCACGAGCGGTGGGCGATCACCGCGCCGAACTGA
- a CDS encoding sulfite oxidase-like oxidoreductase, producing the protein MSPGFQGRPRSSEPSLPPGQYLTQDFPVLSAGPTPRVPLDTWEFVITTETGAEYRWSWSELMALPQETPHVDIHCVTRWSKLGTNWQGVSLDTLLEGIETDASHVLAHSYGGYTTNLPLDDLRGGRAWVAHTFEGGDLPPEHGGPARLLVPHLYFWKSAKWVRGLRLMTSDRPGFWETAGYHDYGDPWREQRYQGD; encoded by the coding sequence GTGTCGCCAGGCTTCCAGGGCCGGCCCCGCTCGTCCGAACCGTCGCTGCCGCCGGGGCAGTACCTGACCCAGGACTTCCCGGTGCTCTCCGCCGGTCCGACGCCCCGGGTCCCGCTGGACACGTGGGAGTTCGTCATCACCACCGAGACCGGCGCCGAGTACCGGTGGTCCTGGTCGGAGCTGATGGCCCTGCCGCAGGAGACCCCGCACGTGGACATCCACTGCGTGACGCGCTGGTCCAAGCTGGGCACCAACTGGCAGGGCGTCTCGCTGGACACCCTGCTGGAGGGTATCGAGACCGACGCCAGCCACGTGCTCGCGCACTCGTACGGCGGCTACACCACCAACCTCCCCCTGGACGACCTGCGCGGCGGACGGGCCTGGGTGGCGCACACCTTCGAGGGCGGTGACCTGCCGCCCGAGCACGGCGGCCCGGCGCGCCTGCTGGTGCCCCACCTCTACTTCTGGAAATCGGCCAAGTGGGTGCGCGGCCTGCGGCTGATGACCAGCGACCGGCCGGGCTTCTGGGAGACCGCGGGCTACCACGACTACGGCGACCCGTGGCGTGAGCAGCGGTACCAGGGTGACTGA
- a CDS encoding spermidine synthase produces MDRAARLELVADPVRRTGRMLLADGVEQSYVDVADPRHLHFDYVRRMASVADAAAPKGAALSVLHLGGGALTLPRYLAATRPGSAQLVVERDEAVVELVTGGLPPLAPEIRVEIADARDAVVAAPPDSYDLVLADIYRAARMPRHVRTVEFVAEAARTLRPDGIYLVNLTDLPPLVSTRVQVATLAAVFADVCLVADRRMLRGRRYGNLVLAAATRPGRLPVARITTAALRDPIPGLVLHGPALERFVAGAVPVTDADTTAG; encoded by the coding sequence ATGGACCGCGCCGCCCGGCTGGAGCTGGTCGCCGATCCGGTACGGCGCACCGGACGCATGCTGCTCGCCGATGGCGTCGAGCAGTCGTACGTCGACGTCGCCGACCCGCGTCACCTGCATTTCGACTACGTACGCCGGATGGCGTCGGTCGCGGACGCCGCGGCGCCGAAGGGGGCGGCGCTGTCCGTGCTGCACCTCGGTGGTGGCGCGCTGACCCTGCCCCGCTACCTGGCCGCGACCCGGCCCGGCTCGGCGCAGCTTGTCGTGGAGCGCGACGAGGCGGTCGTGGAGCTGGTCACCGGCGGTCTGCCGCCGCTCGCCCCGGAGATCCGCGTCGAGATCGCCGACGCGCGCGACGCGGTCGTCGCCGCCCCACCCGACTCGTACGACCTGGTGCTCGCCGACATCTACCGGGCGGCCCGGATGCCCCGGCACGTCCGGACGGTGGAGTTCGTGGCGGAGGCGGCCCGCACGCTGCGCCCCGACGGCATCTACCTGGTGAACCTGACCGACCTGCCGCCTCTGGTGTCGACCCGGGTGCAGGTCGCCACCCTCGCTGCCGTCTTCGCCGACGTCTGTCTCGTCGCCGACCGCCGGATGCTGCGCGGACGGCGGTACGGCAACCTGGTGCTGGCGGCCGCGACCCGCCCCGGACGGCTGCCGGTCGCCCGGATCACCACCGCCGCCCTGCGTGACCCGATCCCCGGCCTCGTGCTGCACGGACCGGCCTTGGAGAGGTTCGTGGCCGGTGCCGTGCCCGTCACCGATGCCGACACCACCGCCGGGTGA
- a CDS encoding AI-2E family transporter — protein sequence MSDADDRRTARRALIVIGLLLATTIGLALVYATRRVLTWILIAAFFAVALKPLVDLVQRRLLRRRALATLLVFVGTFVVLTALAAVIVVPLVDEVARFVDHAPQLLRETKAGRGPIGRLVERFGLREYLARHSDQVGQFGERLRQPAFGVLRGVVETVAGLVTVIVLAYLMVLESPRITATVLAAAGERRAQRWRRLGHEISRTVTGYLTGNVLISLICGLLTFVVLLVTGVPFAAVIALLVAIADLIPLVGATLGAVIAAVAGFVHSPTAGIVVLVFFVVYQQFENHVLQPIVLSRAVRLNPLTVLVSVLLAAQLAGLVGALLAIPAASIVRILLREYAPLRRPPSPGDGVTG from the coding sequence ATGAGTGACGCCGACGACCGGAGGACCGCCCGACGGGCCCTGATCGTCATCGGCCTGCTCCTGGCGACCACGATCGGGCTGGCGCTGGTGTACGCGACCCGCCGGGTCCTCACCTGGATCCTGATCGCGGCGTTCTTCGCGGTGGCCCTGAAGCCGCTGGTCGATCTGGTGCAACGGCGACTGCTCCGGCGGCGCGCCCTGGCCACGCTGCTCGTCTTCGTGGGCACCTTCGTGGTGCTGACCGCGCTGGCCGCGGTGATCGTCGTACCGCTGGTGGACGAGGTGGCGCGGTTCGTCGACCACGCCCCGCAGTTGCTGCGGGAGACGAAGGCCGGGCGCGGCCCGATCGGCCGTCTGGTGGAGCGGTTCGGGCTGCGGGAGTACCTGGCCCGCCACTCCGACCAGGTGGGCCAGTTCGGCGAGCGGCTGCGGCAGCCCGCGTTCGGGGTGCTGCGCGGCGTGGTCGAGACGGTCGCCGGGCTGGTCACGGTGATCGTGCTGGCGTACCTCATGGTGCTGGAGTCCCCGCGGATCACCGCGACGGTGCTCGCGGCGGCGGGCGAGCGGCGGGCCCAGCGGTGGCGGCGCCTCGGCCACGAGATCTCCCGCACCGTCACCGGCTACCTGACCGGCAACGTGCTGATCAGCCTGATCTGCGGCCTGCTGACGTTCGTGGTGCTCCTGGTGACGGGTGTGCCGTTCGCCGCGGTGATCGCCCTGCTGGTGGCGATCGCCGACCTGATCCCGCTGGTCGGCGCCACCCTTGGCGCGGTCATCGCGGCCGTGGCCGGCTTCGTCCACTCCCCCACCGCGGGCATCGTCGTGCTGGTCTTCTTCGTGGTCTACCAGCAGTTCGAGAACCACGTGCTGCAGCCGATCGTCCTGTCCCGGGCGGTGCGGCTGAACCCGCTGACCGTGCTGGTGAGCGTGCTGCTCGCCGCGCAGCTGGCCGGCCTGGTCGGCGCGCTGCTCGCCATCCCCGCGGCGAGCATCGTGCGGATCCTGCTGCGCGAGTACGCCCCGCTGCGCCGCCCGCCCTCCCCCGGCGACGGCGTCACCGGGTAG
- a CDS encoding TerC family protein, with protein MTELSYLSAAELTTVGTPTLWAVTIAGVIALLVLDFLVTRRPHEVSLREALGWSAFYIALPLAFGAWVWNRYGSELGVQYLTGYLVEKSLSVDNLFVFMLLLAAFAVPAVLAQRVLLYGIAGALVLRAVFIALGAAALETLDFAFLLFAVILIATAVKLLRDALSGHQQEVDINKMRSVRLLRRFMPVTDDYHGTRMTIREAGRRTLTPFALVVVAVLATDVVFAVDSVPAVYGITEDPYLVFATNAFALLGLRALYFVLHAALSRLVHLSYGLAIILAFIGVKLGLHWAHGIWKGVPEIPTLASLGVIIGILVVVTLTSLRATRDTVPEEREVVTERR; from the coding sequence ATGACCGAGTTGTCGTACCTGTCGGCGGCGGAGCTGACGACGGTGGGCACGCCCACCCTGTGGGCCGTCACCATCGCCGGTGTGATCGCGCTTCTGGTGCTCGATTTCCTCGTCACCCGCCGCCCGCACGAGGTGTCGCTCCGCGAGGCGCTCGGGTGGTCCGCGTTCTACATCGCCCTGCCGCTGGCCTTCGGCGCATGGGTCTGGAACCGCTACGGGTCCGAGCTGGGTGTGCAGTACCTGACCGGCTACCTGGTCGAGAAGTCGCTCTCCGTCGACAACCTCTTCGTCTTCATGCTGCTGCTGGCCGCGTTCGCGGTGCCGGCGGTGCTCGCCCAGCGGGTCCTGCTCTACGGCATCGCCGGCGCGCTCGTCCTGCGGGCGGTGTTCATCGCGCTCGGCGCGGCCGCCCTGGAGACGCTCGACTTCGCCTTCCTGCTCTTCGCCGTCATCCTCATCGCCACCGCCGTGAAGCTGCTGCGTGACGCCCTCTCGGGTCACCAGCAGGAGGTGGACATCAACAAGATGCGCTCGGTGCGGCTGCTGCGTCGGTTCATGCCGGTCACCGACGACTACCACGGCACGCGGATGACGATCCGGGAGGCCGGCCGCCGCACGCTCACCCCGTTCGCCCTCGTGGTGGTGGCCGTCCTCGCCACCGACGTGGTCTTCGCGGTCGACTCGGTGCCGGCCGTCTACGGCATCACCGAAGACCCCTACCTGGTCTTCGCCACCAACGCGTTCGCCCTGCTCGGCCTGCGCGCCCTCTACTTCGTCCTGCACGCCGCGCTCAGCCGGCTGGTCCACCTCAGCTACGGCCTGGCGATCATCCTCGCCTTCATCGGCGTCAAGCTCGGCCTGCACTGGGCGCACGGCATCTGGAAGGGCGTGCCGGAGATCCCGACCCTGGCGTCGCTCGGCGTCATCATCGGCATCCTCGTGGTCGTCACGCTGACCAGCCTGCGCGCCACCCGCGACACTGTCCCGGAGGAGCGCGAGGTGGTCACCGAGCGGCGGTGA
- a CDS encoding ferredoxin reductase yields the protein MATAPARAPLTWRVARLVERRVETATAQTLVLEVPDWPGHLPGQHVDLRLTAPDGYQAARSYSLAGPVVDGPGGPRVEVTVQRVHDGEVSPYLIDTYAVGDPVEIRGPIGGWFVWRPQDTAPVLLVGGGSGIVPLMAIVRARRAAGSMTPFRLLYSVRTPDDVIYAEELRRRGRDDLGLDVAYLYTRQAPEGWRGEPHRIGLADVNNHGWPADLEPLNYVCGPTGFVETVADLLVGLGHQPRRVKTERFGPTG from the coding sequence GTGGCGACGGCACCGGCCCGGGCGCCCCTGACGTGGCGGGTCGCCCGGCTGGTCGAGCGCCGGGTGGAGACCGCGACGGCGCAGACGCTGGTGCTGGAGGTGCCGGACTGGCCTGGGCACCTGCCCGGCCAGCACGTGGACCTGCGGCTCACCGCGCCCGACGGCTACCAGGCCGCCCGCTCGTACTCGCTCGCCGGGCCGGTGGTGGACGGCCCGGGCGGGCCGCGCGTCGAGGTGACCGTCCAACGGGTGCACGACGGCGAGGTGTCGCCGTACCTCATCGACACGTACGCCGTGGGCGACCCGGTGGAGATCCGCGGGCCGATCGGCGGCTGGTTCGTCTGGCGCCCGCAGGACACCGCCCCCGTGCTGCTGGTCGGCGGAGGCTCGGGCATCGTGCCGCTGATGGCGATCGTGCGCGCCCGCCGGGCGGCCGGCAGCATGACCCCGTTCCGGCTGCTCTACTCCGTCCGCACCCCCGACGACGTGATCTACGCCGAGGAGCTGCGCCGGCGCGGTCGTGACGACCTGGGCCTGGACGTGGCCTACCTCTACACCCGGCAGGCGCCGGAGGGCTGGCGGGGTGAGCCGCACCGGATCGGGCTGGCCGACGTCAACAACCACGGCTGGCCCGCCGACCTGGAGCCGCTCAACTACGTCTGCGGGCCCACCGGGTTCGTGGAGACCGTGGCCGACCTGCTCGTCGGGCTGGGCCACCAGCCCCGGCGGGTGAAGACCGAACGGTTCGGTCCGACCGGCTGA
- a CDS encoding DUF1345 domain-containing protein: MAPGAAEEREGRADGAEPDEHEQRRAAAREAASRPPDGHTPAAVQIAVVGVVGVAVATVFGILVSPAHAPLIGWDVAAVTWLSIIWSKIWPLDAVQTARLAAHEDPNRAIRDVVLIVACLASLVAVLLVIGSADTVRAGPMRDLYGGWGVFSVLLSWVVVHTVFAARYARVYYTGPDGGVDFNQPDPPRYVDFAYLAFTVGATFQVSDTNLTSGEMRQTVLSHAMVSYLFGAFVIAATVNLVAGLT, encoded by the coding sequence GTGGCGCCCGGGGCCGCCGAGGAGCGCGAGGGACGGGCGGACGGCGCGGAGCCCGACGAGCACGAGCAGCGGCGGGCCGCGGCCCGGGAGGCGGCGAGCCGGCCGCCGGACGGGCACACGCCCGCGGCCGTCCAGATCGCGGTCGTCGGGGTGGTGGGCGTCGCCGTCGCGACCGTCTTCGGGATCCTCGTCTCGCCGGCGCACGCCCCGCTCATCGGGTGGGACGTCGCGGCGGTGACCTGGCTGTCCATCATCTGGAGCAAGATCTGGCCGCTCGACGCGGTCCAGACCGCCCGGCTGGCCGCACACGAGGACCCCAACCGCGCGATCCGCGACGTGGTGCTGATCGTCGCCTGCCTGGCCAGCCTGGTCGCGGTGCTCCTGGTGATCGGCAGCGCGGACACCGTGCGGGCCGGCCCGATGCGGGACCTGTACGGCGGGTGGGGCGTGTTCAGCGTGCTGCTCTCCTGGGTGGTGGTGCACACCGTGTTCGCGGCCCGGTACGCCCGCGTCTACTACACCGGGCCGGACGGCGGGGTGGACTTCAACCAACCGGACCCGCCGCGCTACGTGGACTTCGCGTATCTGGCGTTCACCGTCGGGGCCACCTTCCAGGTGTCGGACACGAACCTCACCAGCGGGGAGATGCGCCAGACGGTGCTCTCACACGCGATGGTGTCGTACCTGTTCGGCGCGTTCGTCATCGCGGCGACGGTGAACCTGGTGGCCGGGCTGACCTGA
- a CDS encoding DUF2267 domain-containing protein, translating to MNYDTFVDQVAQRTRTSPEQAVVLTRAALQTLAERLTGGEMLDLAAQLPKPLQVVVKPAPGDESAERFGAAEFVARVAQRAGVPEPAARDAARAVFTTLREAISGGEFDDVVTQLPRDYREMVEPAMAPGATLRRG from the coding sequence ATGAACTACGACACCTTCGTCGACCAGGTGGCCCAGCGGACCCGGACGTCCCCGGAGCAGGCGGTCGTCCTGACCCGGGCCGCCCTCCAGACGCTGGCCGAGCGGCTGACCGGCGGTGAGATGCTGGACCTGGCCGCACAACTTCCCAAGCCGTTGCAGGTCGTGGTCAAACCGGCCCCCGGTGACGAGTCGGCGGAACGGTTCGGGGCGGCCGAGTTCGTCGCCCGGGTCGCCCAGCGCGCGGGTGTTCCGGAGCCCGCCGCCCGGGACGCGGCCCGCGCGGTCTTCACCACGCTGCGCGAGGCCATCAGCGGTGGTGAGTTCGACGACGTGGTGACCCAACTGCCCCGTGACTACCGGGAGATGGTGGAACCGGCGATGGCGCCGGGTGCGACGCTGCGCCGCGGCTGA
- a CDS encoding DUF2795 domain-containing protein: MASYADVLQYLSSLDFPAGKDDVIREAEREGAPPDVLRALRKLPPVDYANGAEVARSAGIDAAPELSPSQRAAQARERRPRVSQHLRGI, translated from the coding sequence ATGGCGAGCTACGCCGACGTCCTGCAGTACCTGTCGAGCCTGGACTTCCCGGCCGGCAAGGACGACGTGATCCGGGAGGCCGAACGGGAGGGTGCCCCGCCGGACGTGCTGCGCGCGTTGCGGAAGCTGCCGCCGGTGGACTACGCGAACGGCGCCGAGGTGGCCCGCTCGGCCGGCATCGACGCCGCGCCGGAGCTGAGTCCGTCACAGCGCGCCGCACAGGCCCGTGAGCGACGCCCCCGGGTGTCACAGCACCTGCGCGGCATCTGA